The Nitrospirales bacterium genome includes a window with the following:
- a CDS encoding zinc ribbon domain-containing protein — MVCTYCQTRLPEGSKFCHECGKAYHALSPTHCKNCRTPFEGDEKFCGNCGTEVLAEGSSSSVSGPVECYDCRHFRPSTSVCPRLPRGGGTHVQKELLNISNDEKKQQIAEAKQKVALIKINQKAWGFRPVMSDFCAAKSQEETFEICEVKNRAKDCLDFHLKQGKVVDCQYCNNHVRAGNPFSILDGLPNNEIHTKMLESLDAEWAVELSRIYHNKGKSRTRPRWHAHCRYHSTADEYVALPYPNVHKDCAYFDPE, encoded by the coding sequence ATGGTCTGTACTTACTGTCAAACTCGCTTACCTGAAGGTAGTAAGTTCTGCCATGAATGTGGCAAGGCCTATCATGCTCTGTCCCCAACACACTGTAAAAATTGCAGGACGCCATTTGAAGGAGATGAAAAGTTTTGCGGAAATTGCGGGACAGAAGTGCTTGCGGAGGGTTCATCCTCATCAGTTAGTGGTCCGGTTGAATGCTATGACTGCCGACATTTTCGACCGAGCACGTCTGTATGTCCTCGCTTACCTCGTGGTGGTGGTACTCACGTTCAGAAAGAATTACTCAACATTAGCAATGACGAGAAAAAGCAACAAATCGCAGAGGCCAAACAAAAAGTAGCTTTGATTAAAATTAATCAGAAAGCTTGGGGATTTCGTCCAGTCATGTCAGATTTCTGTGCGGCGAAAAGCCAAGAAGAAACTTTTGAAATTTGTGAGGTCAAGAATAGAGCCAAGGACTGCCTCGATTTTCACCTAAAACAAGGGAAAGTTGTCGATTGTCAATACTGTAACAATCATGTGCGGGCTGGAAATCCCTTCAGCATACTTGATGGCTTGCCCAACAATGAGATACACACCAAAATGTTGGAAAGTCTCGATGCCGAGTGGGCTGTTGAACTATCGAGAATTTATCACAATAAAGGGAAGAGTCGAACAAGGCCACGTTGGCATGCCCATTGCCGCTATCATAGTACTGCAGATGAGTACGTTGCACTTCCCTATCCCAATGTGCATAAAGATTGCGCGTATTTTGATCCAGAATAA